The nucleotide sequence GCCCGCCGAGCGCGCAATCCGCCCTTGGCAGGCCGGGGTGGCTTAGAGTAACCTCGCAGCTCCCTCTCCTACAACATTGATTTCAATGGAGAAAGCTCTTCCCTCCATACCGGCCAAGCGCTACTTCACCATCGGTGAGGTCAGCGACCTGTGCGGCGTCAAGCCGCACGTGCTGCGGTATTGGGAGCAGGAGTTCACGCAGCTGCGCCCGATGAAGCGGCGCGGCAACCGCCGCTACTACCAGCACCACGAGGTGCTGATGATCCGCCGCATCCGCGACCTGCTGTACGACCAGGGCTTCACCATCAGCGGCGCGCGCAACAAGCTGCAGGAGCTGGTGCAGGGCGAACGCGACCGGCGGCGCGCCGGCGAGGTCATGCTGGAGGGCGTGGAGGTGATCGAGGTCGAGGACTCGGGCTTCGGTGATTTCGAGGACAGCGTGCCGGCCGAGGACCGCGAGTTCGTCTCCGAGAAGCTGTCGCTGGTGCGGCGCGAGCTGTTCGAGATCCGCGATCTGCTGTCCCCGGCCTACTGAGGCGCCGTGCGCCGGCGCCGCGCGGCTATAATCGCGGGCTTGTCGGCGTGTAGCGCAGCCTGGTAGCGCACTTGCATGGGGTGCAAGGGGTCGCGAGTTCGAATCCCGCCACGCCGACCATCCATCCGAAGGGTTGGCAGGACATCCTGCCAACCCTTCTTCTTTTGTGGCTGTGCTGAGGGGCGCGGGCATAGAATTGGACAGCATGTGGCTCATCCCCGTCACCCTCTGCCGGAAGCCGACCTGATCGTGGCCACCGTTGTTTTCGCTGACCTGGTCGGCAGCATCGGCATCTTCGAGCGGCTGGGCGACGAGACGGCCGGCCGCTTCGTGACCCAGCTGACGACCGCGCTGTCCAAGACCTTCGAGCAGCACCGGGGCCGGGTCGTCAAGCTGCTGGGCGACGGCCTGTTCGTGGTGTTCCCCCAGGAGCGCGACGCGCTGGAGGCCTGCGTGGCGATCCAGAAGCGCCTGATCGACAAGCCGGTGTACCCCGGCGGCACGGGCAGTCCGGTGCAGATGCAGATGGGGCTGGAGTCGGGCGAGGTGGTCGAGATCGAAGGCGACTGCTACGGCGACGCCGTCAACAGCGCGGCGCGGCTGGCCGACCTGGCGGGCGCGGAGCAGATCCTCACGACCCAGCGGGTGCGCGACGCCCTGGGCCCGCTGCCGCACCTGCAGCTGCGCAGCCTGGGGCCGATGTACCTGCGCGGCAAATCCGAAACCACCGAGGTGTTCCGCGTCGACTGGCGCGTCGAGCGCGACACCGACGCCACCGTGATGGGCGTGTCCCTGTTCAAGGCCATGGCGCAGGGCCTGCTGGAGCTGGCCACGGCGCAGCAGCGGGTCAAGCTGGCGCCCCTGGGCGAGCGGCTGACGCTGGGCCGCGCCACCGCCTCTTCGCTGCAGTTCAACGACTCGCGCGTCTCGCGCCTGCATGCCACGGTGGAGTGGCGCAGCGGGCAGTTCGTGCTCAGCGATGCCTCCAGCTTCGGCACCTGGGTCTACGTGGGCAACCAGAGCGAGCCGGTCATCCTGCGGCGCACCGAGTGCTATCTGGTCGGGCAGGGCCGCATCATCCTGGGCTGCGACGCCCAGGCCGACAACGCACCGGTCGTCCAGTTCACGGTGAAGACCTGAGGTGGTGCCCGGCCCGCCCTTTCTCGAACTGCGCATCGCCGGTCCCGGGGTGGACCTGGTGTGCCAGCTCGAGGCCGGCGCGGACGAACTGCTGGTGGGCCGCGATGCGTCCTGCGCCGTGTGCCTGCCGGACCCCCGCCGCAGCATCTCGCGCCGGCATCTGGCCGTGCGGAACCAGGGCGGCGAGCTGCACTTCCGGGTGCTGTCCCAGGTCAACGGCGTGCAGATGCCGTTCGGCGAGGCGCCGCCCGGAGCCAGGGGCGTGCTGCGTCCGGGCCAGCAGATGGGCCTGGGCGGCTACGTGCTGACCGTGGTGCCCCCTGCTGCCCAGGCGGTTGCTCAGCCGCAGGACGATCCCTGGGCGGTGTTCGAGCAGCAGGACGCTTCGGGCACCGTGGCCCGGCCGCGCGCCCTGCTGCCGGCGACAGGGCCCGCCGAGATCCCGACCAGCAGCGAGAACGATCCGTTCGGCGACTGGGGCTTCCAGAGCGGTTTCGGACCGGGCGGCGAAGGCGATCCGGCGACCGGCCTGGAACCGTTCTTCCACGGCCTGGGGCTGACGGATGCGGCCGCCGGGCCGCTCAGCGACCGGGAGCTCGAGGCCATGGGGCGGCTGGTGCGCGAAGCCGTGCTCGGACTGCTGGCTCTGCATCGACCACGGCCCGGCGACCCGGTTACCATGGCGGCCAATCCCCTGACGTCCGATGAGCCCGCCGCGGCCAAGCTGCGCTATTTGTTCGGCGGGCACGCGGCCCAGGGTGGGCAGATGAGCCCCGACCAAGCCCTGCGGCAGCTGCTGCAGGACCTGGGCAACTATTTCACGGCGGCGTCCGCCGGGCGGGACGTGGCGGGCCAAGCGGCTGCAGACCCGGACCCGGGGTGAGATGCTGTGGAAGGGCGAGGGCTAGAATCTGTGTCCTCCCGTTACCAAGACTGATGAAGTGAGTCTCAAAAAGCTTGGCCGTTATGACCTGGTGCGCGTTCTCGGGAAGGGCGCCATGGGGATCGTGTACGAAGGTCGCGATCCCAACCTGGATCGCCGCGTCGCGATCAAGACGGTCAAGGTCGAGAACCTGTCCGAGGAAGCCGCGAACGAGTACGAATCGCGCTTCCGGACCGAGGCGCGCTCGGCCGCGCGGCTGCAGCATCCCAACATCGTCAGCGTCTACGACTCCGACCGCGACGGCGACATCGCCTACCTGGTGATGGAGTACATCCAGGGCGACGACCTCAAGCACCACCTCGACCGCGGCGCGCGCTACACGCTGGAGCAGTCGCTCAAGATGATCCGCGACCTGCTGTCCGCGCTCGACTATGCGCACAAGCAGGGCATCATCCACCGCGACATCAAGCCGGCCAACCTGCTGATCGAGCCGGCCGGGCGCGTGAAGCTCACCGATTTCGGCGTGGCGCGCATCCAGGATTCCGGCGAAGCCACCCGCACCCAGGGCAGCATGGTCGGCACGCTCAAGTACATGGCGCCCGAGCAGGTGCAGGGCCTGAAGATCGACTCGCGCGCCGACCTGTTCTCGGTCGGCGTGGTGCTCTACCAGCTGCTGACGGACAAGCGCCCGTTCGACGGCGACAACGACTTCTCCATCATCCACCAGATCATCGGCCACACGCCGCCGCCGCCCAGCGCGATCAACCCGCGGCTGCCTGCGGCCATCGATGCAGTGGTGGCCCGGGCGCTGGCCAAGGACCGGGACCAGCGCTTTGCCACCGCACGCGATTTCGCCGGCGCGCTGCAATCGGCCATCCGCCGTGCCGAGGATGCCACGGTGGTTCCGCCCGCCGATCCGCAGCGAAAGGCCGATATCGGAGGCACCGCCACGCGCACGGCGCCCTCGCGCGCCGGCGCGGGCGGCTCGGCGCCCACCTCGGTCACCGCAGGCAGCACGGCCACGGTGACGCAGGAACTGGAGCTGGTGTACTGGAAGGAGATCAAGGACTCGTCCGATCCGGATGAACTGCAGGGCTTCCTGGACAAGTTTCCCGAAGGCATCTATGCCGACCTGGCGCGCCGCCGCCTGCGCCGGCTGGTGCCCGGCTCGCCCGACCTGACCGTGCTTGCCACCGGCACGCCCCCGTACGCCGCGGACAGGGAGCACGATCCCGACGCGACGCGGCTGCAGGCCTCGCCGCCCTCGGCCGCCGCCCTGGCCGCCCTGGCTTCGGCTGCGTCTCCGGACCTGTCCATGCCGACCAGGGGCCGGTCCGCCCCCACCCTGCCGCCCGTACCCCGGGAGGTTCCAGCACCGGTGCCGGGCAAGGTTGTCGCCAGTGCGGCAGCGGCCGCGGGTGCAGCGTTCATGCGGGGTGTGGCAGCCGGGTCTGCGTTCCTGGGGCTCGCCCTGGGGAAGCTGTGGCGTGCCTTGACCAGGCTGTGGCAGACCCTGGCGGAATTGGGCTCGCCTGCCGCCCGGATGCCCCTGGGCGTGCTGGCTGGCGCCGGTGCCATCGTGCTGGCCGGCATCGCGGCTTTCGTGCTGACCGGCCGCCCCGGCGCGCAGGACCTGGCCGCGTCGGATGCCCCCCCGCCGCTCAGCCAGCCGGCCCCGGCGCCTTCGGACGCGGCGACCGCCGGGCCGGACGGCGCGACGGCCCAGGTGGATGCGGCAGCGGCGGCACCCACGGCGGCACCGCCGCAGCCTGTGCGCAGGGCCCCTGCGCAGGCCGGGGCCGCGCCTGGCCCGGCGGCCACCCCGGCGCCCCCGGCGGCGGAACAGACTGCCGCCGCGCCCAAGCCTGCCGGCGCTGCGGCCCGGCCGCGGCGTCCTGGCGCCGATGGCACGGCGACAGCGGGGGCCGGGGGCCCCTCCGACACGCGCAACGACACGCCCGGTCCTCCTCCTGCTCCTCGTGCTTCTTCATCGCCGGCGCCGGTGGCCGCGGCGCGGCTCACCCCACCGGCGGAGATCTGCAAGGACCGCATGTTCCTGTCCCGCCAGTACTGCCTGCAGTCGGAATGCGCCAAGCCGGCCTTCTACAACGCCTCGGCCTGCGTGCGCCTGCGCGACGAGGCGCGGCTGCGCGAGGAAAGCCGCATCCGCAACTGAGCGTCGGGGGCAGGGCCCTTGCGGCTAGGTGACGTCCAAGGTGTGGACGTCGAAGCAGCCGCGCCGGCGGTCGTCGAAGTAGAAGACCAGGGTCTCCCTCACGGTGCGGAAGGCGATCTCCTCCCAGGGCACCTCGTCCTCGGCGAACAGCCGGGCTTCTATGGTTTCCGCGCCGGGCTCGAACCGATCGCTGAGCAGCCGCGCCCGGTAGAACAGGTGCACCTGGCCGACGCGCGGCACGCTCAGAAGCGACAGCAGTCCTTCCATCTCGAACTGCGCACCGGCCTCTTCCACGGTTTCGCGGGCCGCGCCCTGCGCCGTGGTCTCGCCCAGTTCCATGAAGCCCGCCGGCAGGGTCCACTTGCCCCGGCGCGGCTCGATGTTGCGCTTGCACAGCAGCACCCGCTCGCCCCAGTAGGGCACGGTGCCGACCACGTTGAGCGGGTTTTCGTAGTGGATGGTGTCGCAGGCCGGGCAGACGGCGCGCTCGCGCGTGTCCCCGTCGTCCGGCACCCGGTAGACCACCGCCGTGCCGCAGTTGCGGCAATGTTTGATGGGGCTGCGCAGCATCCGGCCAGTGTAAGAAAGAAAAGGGCTCCCGCAGGAGCCCTGCCGGCAAGGCCGCCTGCGGCGCTCAGGCCTTGGTGGACTTCGTGTGCTTGTCGATCAGGCCGCGCGCCGTGTCCAGCAGCTTGCGGCCGTCGAAGCCGCGCTTGTTCATGTCCTCCACCCATTCCGCCTCGATGGTGCGCGAGCGGCGACGGAACTCCTGCGCCTCCGCAGCGCTGACGGTGAAGATGTTGTTGCCGCGCTCGGAGGCCGACTTGCGGCCCACCGGGTCGTTGCCCTGCTGCGTCTTGCCCAGCCAGGCCGAGGTGGCCATGCCGGAGTTGGCGTCGATGACCTTCTTCAGGTCGGGCGGCAGCGAGTCGTACTTGGCCTTGTTCATCGCCATCACGAAGGTGGTGGTGTAGAGCGAGCCGCCGGCCGGGTCGAACTCGGCGTGGTACTTGGTCAGCTCGTTCACCTTGACCGAGGGCACGACCTCCCAGGGGATCACGCAGCCGTTGATGGTGCCCTTGCTCAGCGCGTCGGGGATCTGCGGCAGCGGCATGCCCACCGGCGTGGCGCCCAGGGCGGCCACCAGCTTGGTGACCTGGCGGGTGGGCGCGCGCACCTTGAGGCCGCGCATGTCGTTCACCGACTTGACCGGCTTGTCGGCGGTGTGGATCACGCCGGGGCCGTGCACCTGCAGCGCGATCACCTGCGTGTCCTTGAACTCGTCGGCCGCCACGGTCTGCACGTACTCCCAGTAGGCCTTGGACGTGGCCTCGGCATTGGTCATCATGAACGGCAGCTCGAAGACCTCCACCCGCGGGAAGCGCCCGGCGGTGTTGCCCGGCAGCGTCCACACCACGTCCACCACGCCGTCCTTGGCCTGGTCGTACAGCTGCACCGGCGTGCCGCCCAGCTGCATGGCCGGGTAGGCCTCGAACTTGATGCGGCCGCCGGAGTCCTTCTCGACCTTGTCCATCCACGGCTTGTGCATGCTCAGCCACACGTTGGACTGCGGCGCCATGAAGGTGTGGAACTTCAGCGTGACCGACTGCTGGGCGAAGCCGGTGAGGGCGCTGCCGCCCAGGGCAGCGGCGGCGCCCGATTTCAGAAGGGTTCGACGTGGGATCATGGGGTTCTCCTTGGGGCCGAAGTTAAACGCAAAGCGCACGGGACGGTTCCGGGGCTTTCCCGTAAGCCGCCCGCGCCGGGGACTAGCGGATGAAGCCGACCAGCCAGAGCGGGATGATCGGGAAGAACAGGAACAGCAGGGTGCGCAGCACGTCGCTGACCAGGAACGGCAGGACGCCGCGGTAGGTCTCGCCCATGGGCACGTCCTTGGCCAGGCCGTTGACGATGTAGACGTTCAGGCCCACCGGCGGCGCGATCAGCCCGAAGCCCACGGTCATCAGCACCATGATGCCGAACCAGATGGCGACCGATTCCCGGGGCATGCCGAAGTCCAGGCCGATGATGATGGGGAAGAAGATGGGGATGGTGAGCAGCAGCATGGACAGCTCGTCCATCACGGCGCCCAGCAGCACGTAGAACAGCAGGATGGCTACCACCACGACCAGGGGCGACAGGCCCCAGCCGCCCACCACCGCGGCCAGCTGGTTCGGCACCTGGGTCAGGGCCAGGGCGGCGTTCATCAGGTCGGCGCCCAGGAAGATCAGGAAGATCATGGCGGCGCTGACGGCCGTGCCGTAGAAGCAGTCCCTGAACTTGGCCAGGCTCATCTCGCCCTTGCCCAGGGCCGTGAGGAAGGTCGACGCGGCGCCTACGGCCGCGCCCTCGGTGGGCGTGAAGAAGCCGCCGTAGATGCCGCCGAACACCAGGGCGAAGATCACCGCGATGGGCAGCACGCCCAGCAGCGAGCGCAGCGTCAGCGGCGGCGGCGCGTCCTCGACCTCGGGCGCGTGGCCGGGCACGGCCCGCACGTAGATGGCCACGGCGACCATGTAGCCGACCATGGCGATGAGGCCGGGCAGGATGGCGGCGGCGAACAGCTTGCTGATGTTCTGCTCGGTCAAGATCGCGTAGATCACCAGCACGATGGACGGCGGCAGCTGGATGCCCAGGGTGCCGCCGGCGGCCAGCGTGCCGGTGGCGATGCGGCCCGAGTAGCCGTGGCGGCGCATCTCCGGCAGCGCCACGCCGGTGATGGTGGCAGCCGTGGCCACCGACGAGCCGCTGATCGCGCCGAAGGCCGCACAGGCCAGCAGCGAGGCCATCGCCAGGCCGCCCTTGAAGCGGCCCATGACGGCGGCGGCGAACTCGAACAGCGACTTGCTGATCCCGCCCTTGGTGGCGAAATGCCCCATCAGGATGAACAGCGGGATGACCGAGAGGTCGTAGCTGGCGAAGCGAGCGAAGGCCTGCGTGTTCAGGAAGTTGGCGAAGGGCAGCCAGCCGGTCTGCACCAGGTAGCCGATGGTGCCGGCGCTGAACATGCTGACGGCGATCGGCACCCGGATGGCCATCAGGGCCAGCATGCTGCCGAAGATCAGGGCGGTGAGGCCGAGCGAGCTCATTCGATAACCTCCGCCCTGCGGGCTGCGGTGCCATGAGACTTCGGAGCGGCCGGGCGTCTCATATGGCCGCCTCGCCGGCCTCTTCGGTGCGGAAGCCGAACACCGCCTGGTGCAGGGCGATCAGCCCGGCCAGCACGAAGGCCGGCGTCATGACGGCGTAGACCACCCATTCCGGGAAGCCCATGATCTGCGTCTCGGAGCCGGTGTTGTAGCTGTTCAGGCCGCCCAGCGCGGTGCGCCAGGTCAGCAGGCCGAAGATCAGGGCCAGCAGCAGGGCGCCCAGCCGGTCCAGCCTGTCGTTGACGGCGGGCCGCAGGCCCGCGGTGAAGAAGTCGACGATGATGTTGCCGCGCCGGGCCTGGCACAGCGGCATGAACAGCGCGATGGCCGCGCCGGCTGCCACCGCGGTCAGCTCGAACGCGCCGACGATGGAGTCACCGGTCGTGTTGCGGCCGATCAGGCTACCGCAGGTCAAGAGCGTGATGGCGGTCAGCAGCACGCCGGCCAGGATGGCGCACAGCTTGGCCAGCTTTTCCAGTACGAACAAAGCCAGGTCTCCTTCGTTCTTCTGCGCGATTGTCGAGCCCCGGGTCGGTTCAGGGGTGGCTGCGCGCGGTCCCTGTTCGATGATCGAACGCGCTGCTCGATCATCGCGCATGCGCCGGGCCGGCTTCAGGCCGGCTGCACCTTCACCGTCAGCGGCTCCAGTCCCGCCACGCCGCCGGCCAGGGTGTCGCCGGCCACCACCGCGGCCACCCCTTCGGGCGTCCCGGTAAAGATCAGGTCGCCCGGCTGCAGCTCCCAGGCCGCCGACAGGTGCTCGATGGTCTCGGCGATGTTCCAGATCAGCTTGGAGATGCTGCTGCGTTGCCGGTCCTGGCCGTTGACCTGCAGGAAGATCTCGGCCTGCTGGATGTTGCCGGCCTGTGCCGCCGGGGTGATCGGCCCCATGGGCGCGGACTGGTCGAAGCCCTTGCCGATGTCCCAGGGGCGCCCCTGCTTCTTCATCTCGCCCTGCAGGTCGCGCCGGGTCATGTCCAGGCCGACGGCGTAGCCGAA is from Ramlibacter tataouinensis TTB310 and encodes:
- a CDS encoding TRAP transporter substrate-binding protein, with translation MIPRRTLLKSGAAAALGGSALTGFAQQSVTLKFHTFMAPQSNVWLSMHKPWMDKVEKDSGGRIKFEAYPAMQLGGTPVQLYDQAKDGVVDVVWTLPGNTAGRFPRVEVFELPFMMTNAEATSKAYWEYVQTVAADEFKDTQVIALQVHGPGVIHTADKPVKSVNDMRGLKVRAPTRQVTKLVAALGATPVGMPLPQIPDALSKGTINGCVIPWEVVPSVKVNELTKYHAEFDPAGGSLYTTTFVMAMNKAKYDSLPPDLKKVIDANSGMATSAWLGKTQQGNDPVGRKSASERGNNIFTVSAAEAQEFRRRSRTIEAEWVEDMNKRGFDGRKLLDTARGLIDKHTKSTKA
- a CDS encoding NUDIX hydrolase, producing the protein MLRSPIKHCRNCGTAVVYRVPDDGDTRERAVCPACDTIHYENPLNVVGTVPYWGERVLLCKRNIEPRRGKWTLPAGFMELGETTAQGAARETVEEAGAQFEMEGLLSLLSVPRVGQVHLFYRARLLSDRFEPGAETIEARLFAEDEVPWEEIAFRTVRETLVFYFDDRRRGCFDVHTLDVT
- a CDS encoding adenylate/guanylate cyclase domain-containing protein, producing MATVVFADLVGSIGIFERLGDETAGRFVTQLTTALSKTFEQHRGRVVKLLGDGLFVVFPQERDALEACVAIQKRLIDKPVYPGGTGSPVQMQMGLESGEVVEIEGDCYGDAVNSAARLADLAGAEQILTTQRVRDALGPLPHLQLRSLGPMYLRGKSETTEVFRVDWRVERDTDATVMGVSLFKAMAQGLLELATAQQRVKLAPLGERLTLGRATASSLQFNDSRVSRLHATVEWRSGQFVLSDASSFGTWVYVGNQSEPVILRRTECYLVGQGRIILGCDAQADNAPVVQFTVKT
- a CDS encoding serine/threonine-protein kinase; the protein is MSLKKLGRYDLVRVLGKGAMGIVYEGRDPNLDRRVAIKTVKVENLSEEAANEYESRFRTEARSAARLQHPNIVSVYDSDRDGDIAYLVMEYIQGDDLKHHLDRGARYTLEQSLKMIRDLLSALDYAHKQGIIHRDIKPANLLIEPAGRVKLTDFGVARIQDSGEATRTQGSMVGTLKYMAPEQVQGLKIDSRADLFSVGVVLYQLLTDKRPFDGDNDFSIIHQIIGHTPPPPSAINPRLPAAIDAVVARALAKDRDQRFATARDFAGALQSAIRRAEDATVVPPADPQRKADIGGTATRTAPSRAGAGGSAPTSVTAGSTATVTQELELVYWKEIKDSSDPDELQGFLDKFPEGIYADLARRRLRRLVPGSPDLTVLATGTPPYAADREHDPDATRLQASPPSAAALAALASAASPDLSMPTRGRSAPTLPPVPREVPAPVPGKVVASAAAAAGAAFMRGVAAGSAFLGLALGKLWRALTRLWQTLAELGSPAARMPLGVLAGAGAIVLAGIAAFVLTGRPGAQDLAASDAPPPLSQPAPAPSDAATAGPDGATAQVDAAAAAPTAAPPQPVRRAPAQAGAAPGPAATPAPPAAEQTAAAPKPAGAAARPRRPGADGTATAGAGGPSDTRNDTPGPPPAPRASSSPAPVAAARLTPPAEICKDRMFLSRQYCLQSECAKPAFYNASACVRLRDEARLREESRIRN
- a CDS encoding MerR family transcriptional regulator, yielding MEKALPSIPAKRYFTIGEVSDLCGVKPHVLRYWEQEFTQLRPMKRRGNRRYYQHHEVLMIRRIRDLLYDQGFTISGARNKLQELVQGERDRRRAGEVMLEGVEVIEVEDSGFGDFEDSVPAEDREFVSEKLSLVRRELFEIRDLLSPAY
- a CDS encoding FHA domain-containing protein, yielding MPGPPFLELRIAGPGVDLVCQLEAGADELLVGRDASCAVCLPDPRRSISRRHLAVRNQGGELHFRVLSQVNGVQMPFGEAPPGARGVLRPGQQMGLGGYVLTVVPPAAQAVAQPQDDPWAVFEQQDASGTVARPRALLPATGPAEIPTSSENDPFGDWGFQSGFGPGGEGDPATGLEPFFHGLGLTDAAAGPLSDRELEAMGRLVREAVLGLLALHRPRPGDPVTMAANPLTSDEPAAAKLRYLFGGHAAQGGQMSPDQALRQLLQDLGNYFTAASAGRDVAGQAAADPDPG
- a CDS encoding TRAP transporter small permease, which encodes MFVLEKLAKLCAILAGVLLTAITLLTCGSLIGRNTTGDSIVGAFELTAVAAGAAIALFMPLCQARRGNIIVDFFTAGLRPAVNDRLDRLGALLLALIFGLLTWRTALGGLNSYNTGSETQIMGFPEWVVYAVMTPAFVLAGLIALHQAVFGFRTEEAGEAAI
- a CDS encoding fumarylacetoacetate hydrolase family protein; amino-acid sequence: MNYVVSAPPVVSVPVVGRAERFPVRRVYCVGRNYEEHAKEMGFTGREPPFFFLKPADAVVPVEAGKTGAIRYPTLTKNLHHEIELVAAIGTGGRNIKAADALKHIFGYAVGLDMTRRDLQGEMKKQGRPWDIGKGFDQSAPMGPITPAAQAGNIQQAEIFLQVNGQDRQRSSISKLIWNIAETIEHLSAAWELQPGDLIFTGTPEGVAAVVAGDTLAGGVAGLEPLTVKVQPA
- a CDS encoding TRAP transporter large permease, which translates into the protein MSSLGLTALIFGSMLALMAIRVPIAVSMFSAGTIGYLVQTGWLPFANFLNTQAFARFASYDLSVIPLFILMGHFATKGGISKSLFEFAAAVMGRFKGGLAMASLLACAAFGAISGSSVATAATITGVALPEMRRHGYSGRIATGTLAAGGTLGIQLPPSIVLVIYAILTEQNISKLFAAAILPGLIAMVGYMVAVAIYVRAVPGHAPEVEDAPPPLTLRSLLGVLPIAVIFALVFGGIYGGFFTPTEGAAVGAASTFLTALGKGEMSLAKFRDCFYGTAVSAAMIFLIFLGADLMNAALALTQVPNQLAAVVGGWGLSPLVVVVAILLFYVLLGAVMDELSMLLLTIPIFFPIIIGLDFGMPRESVAIWFGIMVLMTVGFGLIAPPVGLNVYIVNGLAKDVPMGETYRGVLPFLVSDVLRTLLFLFFPIIPLWLVGFIR